The Micromonospora sp. Llam0 genome includes a window with the following:
- a CDS encoding MOSC domain-containing protein, which yields MGRVRQLSRYPVKSMLGEELDQAYVDEAGIAGDRSFAVLDCVTGKVASAKNPRLWRDMLTVRSTLTSPGSDGAPAVRLTMADGTTGTVTVTGHADPALSTLLGRDVRLLDRAAPGASIERMDPDQVRTDDDLRIAETAESMLAAGSPPGTFFDFAPLHLITTATLAGLAAHTGRPVDGQRFRPNIVVEVPDPGAGFVENLWPGRRLRIGSEVVAEVVISTPRCVVPALRHGDVEPDVALLRVLSRHNRLHLADVGFLPCAGVYARPLEFGVIRSGDPVEFC from the coding sequence GTGGGCAGGGTTCGGCAGCTGTCGCGCTACCCGGTCAAGTCGATGCTGGGAGAGGAGCTGGACCAGGCGTACGTGGACGAGGCGGGCATCGCCGGGGACCGGTCCTTCGCGGTGCTCGACTGTGTCACCGGCAAGGTGGCCAGCGCCAAGAACCCGCGCCTGTGGCGGGACATGCTGACCGTCCGGTCCACGCTGACGTCCCCTGGCTCCGACGGCGCCCCGGCGGTCCGGCTGACCATGGCGGACGGTACGACCGGGACCGTGACGGTCACCGGCCACGCCGATCCGGCGCTGTCCACGCTGCTGGGCCGGGACGTGCGCCTGCTCGACCGGGCCGCGCCGGGCGCGAGCATCGAACGGATGGACCCGGACCAGGTACGCACCGACGACGACCTGCGCATCGCGGAGACCGCCGAATCCATGTTGGCTGCCGGCTCCCCGCCCGGCACGTTCTTCGACTTCGCGCCTCTGCACCTGATCACGACCGCGACGCTGGCCGGCCTCGCGGCCCACACGGGACGGCCGGTCGACGGCCAGCGCTTCCGGCCCAACATCGTCGTCGAGGTGCCCGACCCGGGTGCCGGCTTCGTCGAGAACCTCTGGCCGGGGCGGCGGCTGCGGATCGGCTCCGAGGTGGTCGCCGAGGTCGTCATCTCGACCCCACGGTGTGTGGTGCCGGCGTTGCGGCATGGTGACGTCGAGCCGGATGTCGCGCTGCTGCGGGTGCTGAGCCGGCACAACCGTCTGCATTTGGCGGACGTCGGCTTTCTGCCGTGCGCCGGGGTGTACGCGCGCCCGCTGGAGTTCGGCGTCATCCGCTCCGGTGACCCGGTCGAGTTCTGCTGA
- a CDS encoding phosphotransferase family protein has product MQAEAAQRATQAAVSIAASLGLTVDDAAVLHNSNKLTLRLQPCDVLAQVAPAAHQCAQREVDVAQRLFEVGSPVAALTTPEVFTWDDHVVTLWTYYEPITEAISPADYADALGRLHAGMRRVDLPTPHLTDRVSEAQALVADHDRTLMLADADRIFLAGTLDRLRRVVCDSGRPEQLLHGEPHLGNLLSTPTGLLFIDFETCCRGPVEFDLAHAPDEVADRYPGVDHHLLRDCRALVLAMITTWRWDRDDQFPDGHRLGVEWLSRLRTS; this is encoded by the coding sequence GTGCAGGCGGAGGCGGCCCAGCGGGCGACGCAGGCGGCCGTGTCGATCGCCGCATCGCTCGGCTTGACCGTCGACGACGCCGCCGTCCTGCACAACTCGAACAAGCTCACCCTGCGGCTGCAGCCCTGCGACGTGCTGGCGCAGGTGGCACCGGCGGCGCACCAGTGCGCCCAGCGTGAAGTGGATGTCGCTCAGCGCCTGTTCGAGGTCGGCAGCCCGGTGGCCGCACTGACAACGCCCGAGGTCTTCACCTGGGACGACCACGTGGTCACGCTATGGACCTACTACGAACCGATAACTGAGGCGATCTCACCTGCGGACTACGCCGACGCGCTCGGACGGCTGCACGCCGGAATGCGCCGGGTCGACCTGCCCACCCCGCACCTCACGGACCGGGTCTCCGAGGCCCAGGCACTCGTGGCGGACCACGACCGGACCCTGATGCTGGCCGACGCGGACCGGATCTTCCTGGCTGGCACGTTGGACCGGCTGCGCCGAGTGGTCTGCGACAGCGGCCGGCCCGAACAGCTCCTGCACGGCGAGCCGCACCTGGGCAACCTGCTCTCCACCCCGACCGGCCTGCTCTTCATCGACTTTGAGACGTGCTGCCGGGGGCCGGTCGAGTTCGACCTGGCCCACGCGCCCGACGAGGTCGCAGACCGGTACCCGGGCGTCGATCACCACCTGCTCCGAGATTGCCGGGCCCTCGTCCTGGCGATGATCACGACGTGGCGCTGGGATCGCGACGACCAGTTCCCCGACGGCCACCGGCTCGGCGTCGAGTGGCTGAGCCGACTCCGGACGTCCTGA
- a CDS encoding HNH endonuclease produces MKAFVGVTDGEWRSFLAARPQINEVNFWRPGGGSFKTLTPGEPFFFKSRYPHNRIVGGGFFSGFAKLRLSEAWGLFGEANGAGSLVDMARDIGKYRRDPIGPGEDPVIGCIFIRDTVFFPDGRQPEPPPEFPSNLTQGKTYDLSSGTHFDYFEQLTKLLLGGEVRVDPEGTWHRPGPVFGDPRLRPQRLGQQSFKAVVLDTYSRRCAITDSKLRPALQAAHIRPVAAGGEHRIHNGMLLRADVHILFDQGYLGVDPKYRLLVSRRLRDDFGNGEQFYARAGTQIAVPEQKARRPDHDLLEWHTDAVFKR; encoded by the coding sequence GTGAAGGCGTTCGTGGGGGTCACCGACGGCGAGTGGCGCAGCTTCCTCGCCGCCCGGCCGCAGATCAACGAGGTCAACTTCTGGCGTCCCGGCGGCGGCAGCTTCAAGACCCTCACCCCGGGCGAGCCGTTCTTCTTCAAGAGCCGCTACCCGCACAACCGGATTGTCGGCGGCGGCTTCTTCAGCGGGTTCGCGAAGCTGCGGCTCTCGGAAGCGTGGGGGCTGTTCGGGGAGGCCAACGGGGCGGGTTCCCTCGTCGACATGGCCCGCGACATCGGCAAGTACCGCAGGGATCCGATCGGCCCCGGCGAGGACCCGGTGATCGGCTGCATCTTCATCCGCGACACCGTCTTCTTCCCCGACGGCCGGCAGCCGGAGCCGCCGCCGGAGTTCCCGTCGAACCTCACCCAGGGCAAGACCTACGACCTGTCGTCGGGCACGCACTTCGACTACTTCGAGCAGTTGACGAAACTGCTGCTCGGCGGCGAGGTGCGGGTCGACCCGGAAGGCACCTGGCACCGACCGGGTCCGGTGTTCGGCGACCCCCGGCTCCGGCCGCAGCGCCTCGGGCAGCAGTCGTTCAAGGCGGTCGTGCTCGACACGTACTCCCGGCGCTGCGCGATCACCGACAGCAAGCTCCGGCCGGCGCTACAGGCCGCGCACATCCGCCCGGTGGCCGCCGGCGGCGAGCACCGCATCCACAACGGCATGCTGCTACGGGCCGACGTACACATCCTCTTCGACCAGGGCTACCTGGGCGTCGACCCGAAGTACCGGCTGCTGGTCAGCCGACGCCTGCGCGACGACTTCGGCAACGGCGAACAGTTCTACGCCCGCGCCGGCACCCAGATCGCCGTACCCGAGCAGAAGGCCCGCCGCCCCGATCACGACCTGCTCGAATGGCACACCGACGCGGTCTTCAAGCGCTGA
- a CDS encoding endo alpha-1,4 polygalactosaminidase: MAAEGDATPGPTPTAADGDATTAATGAPAGTASAAVTLPPVDARFDYQIGQAYAPPSGVTVVSRDREAAPAAGLYNICYVNAFQVQPHEVTWWQRNHDDLLLRDADGEYVVDGDWNEILLDISTAAKRTAIAGIVNDWIDGCAADGFQAVEPDNIDSYYRSDDLLTLDDAVEYLKLLAPHTHAAGLAIGQKNTTELGTRGKAAGLDFAIAEECGRYDECGDYTRVYGDNVIDIEYTDDAYTKACAAVGARVSVVRRDVDVTAPGSRTYVYRAC; the protein is encoded by the coding sequence ATGGCCGCCGAAGGAGACGCCACCCCAGGCCCGACGCCGACGGCCGCCGACGGAGATGCCACGACCGCAGCCACAGGTGCGCCCGCTGGCACAGCCAGCGCCGCGGTCACCCTGCCGCCGGTCGACGCCCGGTTCGACTACCAGATCGGCCAGGCGTACGCCCCGCCGAGCGGCGTCACAGTGGTCAGCCGTGACCGCGAGGCAGCCCCGGCCGCCGGCCTCTACAACATCTGCTACGTCAACGCCTTCCAGGTGCAGCCTCACGAGGTCACCTGGTGGCAGCGCAACCACGACGACCTGCTGCTGCGCGACGCCGACGGCGAGTACGTCGTCGACGGCGACTGGAACGAGATCCTGCTCGACATCTCCACCGCCGCGAAGCGCACCGCGATCGCCGGCATCGTCAACGACTGGATCGACGGCTGCGCCGCCGACGGCTTCCAGGCGGTCGAGCCCGACAACATCGACTCGTACTACCGCTCCGACGACCTGCTCACCCTCGACGACGCCGTCGAATACCTGAAACTGCTCGCCCCGCACACGCACGCAGCCGGGCTAGCCATCGGCCAGAAGAACACCACCGAACTCGGCACGCGAGGCAAAGCCGCCGGCCTCGACTTCGCGATCGCCGAGGAATGCGGCCGCTACGACGAATGCGGCGACTACACCAGGGTGTACGGCGACAACGTCATCGACATCGAGTACACCGACGACGCCTACACCAAGGCGTGCGCGGCAGTCGGCGCGAGAGTCTCCGTGGTCCGCCGCGACGTCGATGTCACCGCGCCTGGCAGTCGCACCTACGTCTACCGGGCCTGCTGA
- a CDS encoding disulfide bond formation protein DsbA yields the protein MARTVDFWFDPSCPYTWVTSRWMVEAATVRPLDIRWHVLSLSVLNEHREVDPEGDTQGYLWGPVRVCVAVEQRYGQSGLERFFTAYGRRVHEGGEWVPFGEVLADAGLPTELAAAAETAEYDEAVRASHAAGIRLVGEHVGTPIVVTDDGAGNRFAFFGPVISRIPRGEEAGRLWDGVVLVATVSGFHELKGRPPVQPQF from the coding sequence ATGGCGCGGACAGTGGACTTCTGGTTCGACCCGAGTTGCCCGTACACGTGGGTGACGTCGCGGTGGATGGTCGAGGCCGCGACGGTACGGCCGCTCGACATCCGCTGGCACGTGCTGAGCCTGTCGGTCCTCAACGAGCATCGTGAGGTCGACCCCGAAGGTGACACGCAGGGATACCTGTGGGGCCCGGTCCGCGTGTGTGTCGCGGTCGAGCAGCGGTACGGCCAGTCCGGGCTGGAGCGGTTCTTCACCGCGTACGGTCGGCGGGTCCACGAAGGCGGCGAGTGGGTGCCCTTCGGTGAGGTCCTGGCGGACGCCGGACTGCCCACGGAGTTGGCTGCGGCGGCCGAGACGGCGGAGTACGACGAGGCGGTACGGGCCTCGCACGCCGCCGGCATCCGGCTCGTCGGTGAGCACGTCGGCACCCCGATCGTCGTCACCGACGACGGTGCCGGCAACCGGTTCGCCTTCTTCGGGCCGGTGATCTCCCGGATCCCGCGTGGCGAGGAGGCCGGCCGGCTCTGGGACGGGGTCGTGCTCGTCGCCACGGTGTCCGGCTTTCACGAGCTGAAGGGCCGGCCACCCGTACAACCGCAGTTCTGA
- a CDS encoding FixH family protein, whose translation MSPRRQALVTLAVAAVVIISTVWFARTTGSDEQTALRGTAGHRDVEVVVTATVGDRSVEIQLSDPAGVTEVRLEPAMTEMGHAYPPLTATAVDRGTGRYRAETHFDMAGRWELTVVVDDDAGTERAVLPFSVTP comes from the coding sequence ATGAGCCCTCGGCGGCAAGCACTGGTCACATTGGCCGTCGCCGCAGTGGTGATCATCTCCACCGTCTGGTTCGCCCGCACCACCGGGTCGGACGAGCAGACCGCCTTGCGGGGGACGGCAGGGCACCGCGACGTCGAAGTCGTTGTCACTGCGACGGTCGGCGACCGGAGCGTGGAGATCCAGCTGAGCGATCCGGCCGGGGTGACCGAGGTGCGGCTGGAACCCGCGATGACCGAAATGGGCCACGCCTACCCGCCGCTGACCGCCACCGCCGTCGACCGAGGGACCGGCCGGTATCGCGCCGAGACGCACTTCGACATGGCCGGCCGCTGGGAGCTGACCGTCGTCGTCGACGACGACGCCGGGACGGAACGGGCCGTACTCCCGTTCTCCGTAACACCGTGA
- a CDS encoding TetR/AcrR family transcriptional regulator C-terminal domain-containing protein, translated as MTQSEPRPVIWARLSGQGRGPARTLDHETITNAAIAIADADGLDAVTMRAVAGKVGHSPMALYRHVGGRDDLTELMYDAVLGELELTRAPSGDWRAGLTGLARSTRRLQHRHPWATRLGHRPTLGPNYIRMMEYAMACVDAPGRPIDEMLDMVGTVLQFTNGFVREELGVAEAHRRTGLDRAGWQQHMTPFVTELLGTGDHPYLAKIILDADDSPDHDTVFERRLGMVLAGLATATDRDA; from the coding sequence GTGACACAGTCAGAACCCCGGCCGGTGATCTGGGCCCGTCTCTCCGGACAGGGCCGGGGACCGGCACGCACCCTGGACCACGAGACGATCACCAACGCCGCGATCGCGATCGCCGACGCGGACGGCCTCGACGCGGTGACCATGCGCGCGGTGGCCGGCAAGGTCGGGCACAGCCCGATGGCGCTCTACCGGCACGTCGGCGGACGGGACGACCTGACCGAGCTCATGTACGACGCGGTTCTCGGCGAGCTCGAGCTGACCCGCGCGCCCTCCGGTGACTGGCGCGCCGGCCTGACCGGGCTCGCCCGCAGCACCCGTCGCCTGCAGCACCGTCATCCGTGGGCGACCCGCCTCGGCCACCGGCCGACGCTGGGTCCCAACTACATCCGGATGATGGAGTATGCGATGGCCTGCGTGGACGCTCCCGGCCGGCCGATCGACGAGATGCTCGACATGGTGGGCACGGTTCTGCAGTTCACGAACGGATTCGTCCGCGAGGAGCTGGGCGTCGCCGAAGCGCACCGGCGCACCGGGCTGGACCGGGCCGGCTGGCAGCAGCACATGACGCCGTTCGTCACCGAGTTGCTCGGCACGGGCGATCATCCTTACCTGGCCAAGATAATTCTCGACGCGGACGACTCTCCCGACCACGACACCGTCTTCGAACGACGACTCGGCATGGTCCTGGCCGGGCTGGCGACGGCGACGGATCGGGACGCCTGA
- a CDS encoding ATP-binding cassette domain-containing protein has protein sequence MTTVLDSLVQGYDRKTVIDSLDLTLRPGITALLGPNGAGKTTLLRTLATIMPPRSGTIRIDEVLIDSERTARTVRDRIGYLPQDFGFDPQMTVTDFVTYAAWLRGVSTTDLRRHVDQALAQVDLTDQRRSRMRKLSGGMRQRAGIAWAIVGQPRLVLLDEPTVGLDPRQRLHFRKIITGLSNTIVLLSTHLIDDVAATADRVVVLYAGAARFDGTVAELERMDCADLPGHTALERAYIHLLPEGEQRI, from the coding sequence GTGACTACGGTTCTCGATTCACTGGTGCAGGGGTATGACAGGAAGACCGTCATCGACAGCCTTGACCTGACACTACGACCGGGTATAACAGCCCTACTCGGCCCGAACGGTGCCGGAAAGACGACCTTGCTCCGGACCCTCGCGACCATCATGCCACCGCGCTCGGGAACCATCCGCATCGACGAAGTCCTGATCGACTCCGAACGAACGGCCCGCACCGTCCGTGATCGAATTGGGTACCTGCCTCAGGACTTTGGTTTCGATCCTCAGATGACCGTCACTGATTTTGTGACCTATGCTGCGTGGCTTCGCGGTGTTTCCACAACTGATCTACGCCGACATGTTGATCAAGCGCTAGCACAGGTTGACCTGACCGACCAGCGGCGGAGCCGGATGCGAAAACTGTCGGGTGGGATGCGACAGCGGGCCGGCATCGCATGGGCAATCGTCGGGCAACCACGCCTTGTTTTGCTCGACGAGCCCACCGTCGGACTCGACCCACGCCAACGGTTGCACTTCAGAAAGATCATCACCGGACTTAGCAATACCATCGTGCTACTGAGCACTCATCTGATTGATGACGTTGCCGCAACGGCCGACCGAGTTGTCGTGCTCTATGCCGGGGCAGCCAGGTTCGATGGCACAGTTGCCGAACTCGAACGTATGGACTGTGCGGATCTCCCAGGACATACCGCGCTTGAACGCGCATACATACACCTGCTGCCAGAGGGAGAGCAGCGGATATGA